A genome region from Natronosalvus rutilus includes the following:
- a CDS encoding PadR family transcriptional regulator, with amino-acid sequence MHDLTGFQRDLLYVIAGADQPSGQDVKDEIEQYYNSDINHGRLYPNLDTLVNKALVEKGQLDRRTNYYMISDTGLELIQDRREWEARYVDV; translated from the coding sequence ATGCACGACCTCACGGGATTCCAGCGAGATCTGCTGTACGTCATTGCCGGTGCCGATCAGCCATCCGGTCAGGACGTTAAAGACGAAATCGAGCAGTACTACAATAGCGATATTAACCACGGCCGACTGTACCCGAATCTCGATACGCTGGTCAACAAAGCTCTCGTCGAGAAAGGGCAACTTGACCGGCGAACGAATTATTACATGATCTCTGACACGGGGCTCGAACTGATCCAGGACCGTCGCGAGTGGGAAGCCCGCTACGTCGACGTGTGA
- a CDS encoding UPF0175 family protein — protein MDHCRRTVHLYYSIIRQGLTEWKQERALEQFCEHTIKLRRAAELADVTYVEMVSLAVEEGIDIGYSTADLERDLKRI, from the coding sequence ATCGATCACTGTCGTAGAACAGTTCATCTCTACTACAGTATTATTCGACAGGGCCTGACAGAGTGGAAGCAAGAACGGGCTCTCGAGCAGTTTTGCGAACACACGATCAAACTCCGTCGGGCGGCCGAACTCGCCGATGTGACCTACGTTGAGATGGTGTCGCTGGCCGTCGAGGAGGGCATCGACATCGGCTACTCGACCGCAGACCTCGAACGCGACCTCAAGCGGATCTGA
- a CDS encoding DoxX family protein, whose protein sequence is MSTIETVIPVVQGLLGLAMVGAGSAKILGIDLAKNDFERYGYPQWFFVVTGGIEVVGGLGLLIGLVFAPILAVLGGMLIAATMLGAILTHLFRVDDPLWRSVPPAIYLIAGLFVTGFLLLSF, encoded by the coding sequence ATGAGCACAATTGAAACGGTCATCCCCGTCGTGCAAGGACTACTCGGACTCGCCATGGTGGGTGCGGGCAGCGCGAAGATACTCGGCATCGACCTCGCGAAAAACGACTTTGAGCGGTACGGCTACCCCCAGTGGTTTTTCGTCGTGACCGGTGGTATCGAGGTTGTCGGCGGGCTCGGGTTGCTCATCGGGCTCGTGTTCGCGCCGATTCTCGCTGTCCTCGGCGGAATGTTAATCGCCGCCACGATGCTCGGGGCCATCTTGACGCATCTCTTCCGGGTTGACGATCCTCTCTGGAGATCAGTCCCGCCAGCGATTTACCTCATAGCCGGACTCTTCGTCACGGGTTTCCTGCTGCTCTCGTTTTAG
- a CDS encoding helix-turn-helix domain-containing protein — MPHVHLKVNIGADDDNWLAGVSTDFSDTEFKILATHPVDDGVLELVEVTTPVEDAIVRRFDESPEVRSYEVLHSDEGMVLTQLVFPMPSTYEARITTGNLPRLPLIIRDGWIAGELIGSQEQLSEFTTALAAADIPYEIVSVTQSDDASGLLTERQREVITEAVERGYYDSPRGCTLIELAETLEVNQSAASGVLHRAEGRIIKEFIS, encoded by the coding sequence ATGCCACATGTACACCTGAAGGTCAATATTGGGGCAGATGACGACAATTGGCTGGCTGGTGTCTCGACGGACTTCTCGGACACCGAGTTCAAGATCCTGGCGACCCATCCCGTAGACGATGGCGTGCTCGAATTGGTCGAGGTAACGACACCGGTCGAGGACGCCATCGTTCGCCGATTCGACGAGTCACCGGAGGTGCGCTCGTACGAAGTGCTCCATTCCGACGAGGGGATGGTACTGACCCAGTTGGTGTTCCCGATGCCGTCAACGTATGAGGCGAGAATCACGACAGGGAACCTTCCGCGACTTCCCCTCATCATCCGCGACGGGTGGATAGCAGGTGAACTGATCGGCTCACAGGAGCAGTTGTCGGAGTTCACTACCGCGTTAGCGGCGGCTGACATCCCCTATGAAATCGTGTCGGTCACGCAATCAGACGATGCGAGCGGACTCCTGACCGAGCGCCAACGGGAGGTCATTACTGAAGCGGTTGAACGCGGCTACTACGACAGTCCTCGCGGCTGTACGCTCATTGAGCTGGCAGAAACGCTTGAAGTCAATCAATCGGCGGCCAGCGGCGTTCTGC
- a CDS encoding HalOD1 output domain-containing protein produces the protein MLNQQYVRMGSKVDEGDSPATDLHTFEYSPNGNETVVEAVLNAVSAVTNIPVLPSDSPGSGEGRGESLPPLYNTIDPDALANLSPAATDEDANWQVTFPYAGCNVTVTSTGTVLVDEQSSVADSGD, from the coding sequence ATGCTCAATCAACAATATGTAAGAATGGGTAGTAAGGTCGATGAGGGGGACTCACCTGCGACGGACCTACACACATTTGAATACAGTCCGAACGGCAACGAGACTGTGGTCGAAGCCGTTCTCAACGCAGTCAGTGCCGTCACTAACATCCCAGTGTTACCGTCAGACAGCCCTGGGTCGGGTGAGGGGCGTGGTGAATCACTTCCGCCACTTTACAACACCATAGATCCTGACGCGCTCGCCAATCTGTCACCTGCCGCAACCGACGAGGACGCTAACTGGCAGGTCACATTTCCGTACGCCGGATGCAACGTGACCGTCACTAGCACCGGCACCGTTCTGGTGGACGAACAGTCGTCAGTCGCGGATTCCGGAGACTGA
- a CDS encoding helix-turn-helix domain-containing protein, which translates to MTTIAEFTIPAEDFPLGRIFDNLPHATVEIERVVPTDQGLLPYFWVNDISNDDIQSSLTTESAFESVTCIDSIENRGLYRAQWNPAVEGVLTAVPDNDLTLLSAVGTHDHWTFEFRAEDQTQISGFQQYCADHDINTRLTRLKSLAEMQAGNEYGLTANQYEALLLAFNEGYYDHPRATDLETLADQLGISRPSFADRLRRGYQNLLRSTIAHHDSTDDGSEE; encoded by the coding sequence ATGACGACCATCGCAGAGTTCACTATCCCGGCAGAGGACTTCCCGTTGGGTCGAATTTTCGATAACCTGCCGCACGCAACGGTCGAGATAGAGCGTGTTGTTCCCACCGACCAAGGCCTCCTCCCGTATTTCTGGGTAAACGACATCTCTAATGACGACATTCAAAGCAGCCTGACAACTGAATCAGCATTTGAGTCGGTAACGTGCATCGATTCCATCGAAAACCGGGGGTTATATCGTGCCCAGTGGAACCCTGCCGTGGAAGGCGTCCTCACCGCCGTCCCTGATAACGATCTCACGCTGTTGTCGGCGGTCGGCACGCACGACCACTGGACGTTCGAGTTCCGCGCCGAAGACCAAACCCAAATCTCGGGGTTTCAGCAATATTGTGCCGACCACGACATCAACACCCGACTCACACGGCTGAAGTCGCTGGCTGAGATGCAGGCAGGTAATGAGTACGGCCTCACCGCTAATCAGTACGAGGCGTTACTCCTCGCGTTCAATGAAGGCTATTACGACCACCCCCGTGCTACTGACCTCGAAACGCTTGCCGACCAACTCGGTATTTCGCGCCCCTCGTTTGCAGACCGCCTTCGCCGGGGATACCAAAATCTTCTCAGAAGTACTATCGCACATCACGATTCCACGGATGATGGTAGTGAGGAGTGA